The Chryseolinea soli genome contains a region encoding:
- a CDS encoding antibiotic biosynthesis monooxygenase, with the protein MVATVIYVQVKREFRQPFIEATRQNHERSIQEPGNLRFDILQDLQDPNKFVFYEAYATEQAAAAHKETPHYQKWRDTVADWMAKPREGVKHNMLYPASV; encoded by the coding sequence ATGGTCGCCACCGTCATCTACGTCCAGGTAAAACGCGAGTTCCGCCAGCCTTTCATCGAAGCCACACGCCAAAATCACGAACGATCCATCCAGGAACCCGGCAACCTCCGCTTCGATATCCTGCAAGATCTGCAGGACCCAAACAAATTTGTCTTCTACGAAGCCTATGCCACCGAGCAAGCGGCCGCCGCCCACAAAGAAACTCCCCACTACCAGAAATGGCGCGACACCGTAGCCGACTGGATGGCCAAACCACGCGAAGGCGTGAAACACAACATGCTCTATCCCGCCTCCGTATAA
- a CDS encoding mechanosensitive ion channel family protein yields MDSFEEILSREYGKNSVQTYLIAAGIIVLGLLLIRIFKRVIMTKVEKMVAKSPSQTDDQIVAGIEKFVLPILSFLVIYWGINSLELSVKASRVVEVATGVVIMVFVLRFISTTIKIILINHIRKQEQGETKVLQVGGLMIIINLVVWILGGVFLIQNLGYDVSTILTGVGIGGIAVALAAQNIIGDLFNYFVIFFDKPFEVGDAINVDDKNGTIEYIGVKTTRLRSLTGEQIVISNSDLTKSRVHNYKRQENRRVQFNITVVYDTTTDQLEKIPALIKSIIESARDVRFDRAHLARLTDYGVVFEVVYFVTVADYLRYMDIQQYINLKLLQTFEQQDIHFLIREDWQAAKQRQEAPHAIDK; encoded by the coding sequence ATGGATTCTTTCGAGGAAATACTTTCAAGGGAGTACGGTAAGAATTCCGTTCAGACCTATCTCATCGCTGCCGGGATCATTGTTTTAGGGTTGCTCCTCATCCGCATCTTCAAGCGGGTCATCATGACGAAAGTGGAGAAAATGGTGGCGAAGAGCCCATCCCAAACCGACGACCAGATCGTGGCCGGCATCGAGAAATTTGTGCTGCCGATTCTTAGCTTCCTGGTCATTTACTGGGGCATCAACAGCCTGGAGCTGTCCGTGAAAGCGAGCCGTGTGGTGGAGGTGGCGACGGGGGTGGTCATCATGGTTTTTGTACTGCGCTTTATATCCACCACCATCAAGATCATTCTCATCAACCATATCCGAAAGCAGGAGCAGGGCGAGACGAAAGTGTTGCAGGTGGGAGGGCTGATGATCATCATCAACCTCGTGGTGTGGATCCTGGGTGGCGTATTCCTTATCCAAAATCTCGGCTATGACGTTTCTACTATTCTCACCGGCGTGGGCATTGGGGGCATCGCCGTGGCACTGGCTGCGCAAAACATCATCGGCGACCTGTTCAATTATTTTGTGATCTTTTTCGACAAACCTTTCGAAGTGGGCGACGCCATCAACGTGGACGACAAGAACGGTACCATCGAATACATCGGCGTGAAGACCACACGCTTGCGCAGCCTCACGGGCGAACAGATCGTCATCTCCAACAGCGACCTCACCAAATCGCGCGTACACAACTACAAGCGCCAGGAAAACCGCCGCGTGCAATTCAACATCACGGTGGTATACGACACCACCACCGACCAGCTCGAAAAGATCCCCGCCCTCATCAAGTCGATCATCGAAAGCGCCCGGGACGTTCGTTTTGACCGCGCGCACCTGGCACGGCTCACCGACTACGGCGTTGTGTTCGAAGTAGTTTACTTTGTCACGGTGGCCGACTACCTTCGCTACATGGACATCCAGCAATACATCAACCTAAAGCTGCTCCAAACCTTCGAACAACAAGACATCCACTTCCTCATCCGCGAAGACTGGCAAGCCGCCAAACAAAGACAAGAAGCCCCCCATGCTATCGACAAATAA